One Setaria italica strain Yugu1 chromosome II, Setaria_italica_v2.0, whole genome shotgun sequence DNA segment encodes these proteins:
- the LOC101786674 gene encoding putative FBD-associated F-box protein At5g56390 — translation MVVETRSRRRHRLSAGGDVGGVDHISGLHDDVLIQILRRLRCTAAAASTSALSRRWRERGLWRHLPEQSFRGVAHGALESALAQVALPKLSLLDIEITDRLPAESAASLLRAAARLDPVELSLVIAWVVRSDESVPIELPSFARATSITLRLHNLPLSAPAQGVEFPVLERLSITSGSFDTGALISRCPRLRVLELIYCWGIETITVHSATIDELLVISGQLRGVDIMAPMLRKFTLHSDVSVDFNISLLAPMMENLSLKCWSHGQRFVPAVTEAVGIDGLWRLVRLELGTEGSGFILGLDIGRSYSVLLVRNLQEMFPLPKISALELCLDTRGHVYGGVVLHLLRIWNGIRRLKLVIDRDMLKEVCPPDCLCDQPENWRSQNISLMGLEVVEIKNFKGRSHEVDFLKLLFRCAPLTKVTVELASKVEPNSRGCKNAYKLFMKNPAVECHVNLKRGNKVIYESVSRCRRRSATTSSSILSCESSRIGRM, via the exons ATGGTCGTGGAGACgcgatcccgccgccgccaccgcctcagCGCGGGCGGCGATGTCGGCGGAGTGGACCACATCAGCGGCCTCCACGACGACGTGCTTATCCAGATTCTCCGCCGACTccgctgcaccgccgccgccgccagcaccagTGCCCTCTCCCGCCGGTGGCGGGAGAGAGGCCTCTGGAGACACCTCCCCGAGCAATCCTTCCGCGGCGTCGCGCACGGCGCTCTCGAATCCGCCCTCGCCCAGGTCGCCCTCCCAAAGCTGTCCCTCCTCGACATCGAGATCACCGACAGGCTCCCCGCCGaatccgccgcctccctgctTCGCGCCGCCGCGCGTCTGGACCCGGTGGAGCTAAGCCTCGTAATAGCCTGGGTGGTGCGTAGTGATGAATCGGTCCCCATCGAGTTGCCTTCCTTTGCCCGCGCGACATCGATCACGCTACGGCTTCACAACCTCCCCCTATCAGCGCCGGCGCAAGGCGTCGAGTTCCCGGTGCTGGAGAGGCTCTCCATCACAAGCGGCAGCTTCGATACCGGTGCGCTGATCTCACGATGCCCACGCCTGCGCGTTCTAGAGTTGATTTATTGCTGGGGTATCGAGACGATCACGGTCCACTCGGCGACCATAGACGAGCTCCTTGTGATCAGCGGTCAGCTCCGAGGTGTTGACATCATGGCACCCATGCTGAGGAAATTCACATTGCATAGCGACGTGTCTGTGGATTTCAACATCTCATTGTTGGCGCCTATGATGGAGAATCTCTCGTTGAAGTGCTGGTCTCATGGCCAGCGTTTCGTTCCAGCTGTAACCGAAGCAGTAGGGATTGATGGGTTGTGGCGTCTGGTTCGCCTGGAGTTAGGGACAGAGGGCAGCGGCTTCATCCTTGGCTTGGACATAGGAAGATCG TATTCTGTATTACTCGTGCGGAACTTGCAAGAAATGTTCCCGCTTCCTAAAATTTCTGCTTTGGAGCTATGTCTCGATACACGTGGGCATGTGTATGGAGGAGTGGTGTTGCATCTACTAAGGATTTGGAATGGTATACGAAGGCTTAAACTGGTCATTGATCGTGATATG TTGAAGGAAGTGTGCCCACCAGACTGTCTTTGTGATCAACCGGAAAACTGGAGAAGTCAGAACATCTCCTTGATGGGTCTTGAAGTAGTAGAAATAAAAAACTTCAAAGGAAGGAGCCATGAAGTTGATTTCTTGAAGCTTCTGTTCAGATGTGCACCCCTGACGAAAGTGACTGTGGAACTGGCCTCCAAGGTTGAACCAAATAGCAGAGGATGCAAGAATGCCTACAAACTTTTCATGAAGAATCCAGCTGTAGAATGCCATGTTAACCTCAAACGTGGCAATAAGGTTATCTATGAAAGTGTTTCTAGATGCAGAAGGAG GTCTGCCACCACCTCCAGTTCTATTCTGTCATGTGAGAGCAGCCGGATCGGCAGGATGTAG
- the LOC105913823 gene encoding F-box/LRR-repeat protein 25 produces the protein MESRSVRDLRPQRRRGRGGGGVDRISGLHDDLLIQILVRLRCAGAAARTSVLSRRWRGLWRHLPELSFRGVAPGAVEAALAQVALPKLSLLDIDTSWLYTLRADAVASLFRTAARLDPVELSMMLRVHPGDELVPFVVPSFARAKSIRLDVDMLHLTPPALDGGFPALERLSITNSRFDTGADRFDIGALISRCPQLRVLELINRWGLDTVTINSATIEELLVMDVQFSISGVDIVAPVLKKFTLHSSLSADFSMSLSAPLVEDLSLNYSSTCFPSSPNAVGIDGIGMWCLGHLKLGTEENGFVLGLNLERAVRLH, from the coding sequence ATGGAGTCGCGATCCGTCCGCGACTTGCggccgcagcgccgccggggcaggggtggcggcggagtgGACCGCATCAGCGGGCTCCACGACGACCTGCTTATCCAGATCCTCGTCCGCCTccgctgcgccggcgccgccgcccgtaccAGCGTCCTCTCCCGCCGGTGGCGCGGCCTATGGAGGCACCTCCCGGAGCTCTCCTTCCGCGGCGTCGCGCCCGGCGCTGTCGAAGCCGCCCTCGCCCAGGTCGCCCTCCCAAAGCTGTCCCTCCTCGACATCGATACCTCCTGGCTCTACACGCtccgcgccgacgccgtcgcctcGCTGTTCCGCACCGCCGCGCGTCTGGACCCGGTGGAGCTCAGCATGATGCTTCGGGTGCACCCAGGTGATGAACTGGTCCCCTTCGTGGTGCCTTCATTTGCCCGGGCGAAATCGATCAGGCTCGACGTGGACATGCTCCATCTGACACCGCCGGCGCTAGACGGTGGGTTCCCGGCGCTGGAGAGGCTTTCCATCACAAACAGCCGCTTCGATACCGGTGCCGACCGCTTCGATATCGGTGCCCTTATCTCACGATGCCCACAACTGCGCGTGCTAGAGTTGATCAACCGTTGGGGTCTCGACACCGTTACGATCAACTCGGCAACAATTGAGGAGCTTCTTGTGATGGACGTGCAGTTCTCAATCTCAGGTGTTGACATCGTGGCACCCGTGCTGAAGAAATTCACCTTGCATAGCTCCCTGTCCGCGGATTTCAGCATGTCATTGTCGGCGCCTTTGGTGGAGGATCTCTCGTTGAATTACAGTTCTACTTGCTTCCCTAGCTCTCCTAATGCAGTAGGGATTGATGGGATTGGGATGTGGTGCCTGGGTCACCTGAAGTTAGGGACAGAGGAGAATGGCTTCGTCCTAGGTTTGAACCTTGAAAGAGCGGTGCGTCTCCATTGA
- the LOC101779807 gene encoding GEM-like protein 1, with translation MDPKPDASAPAPAASAPAPAEHAAYPRLSPEEMAPPPPPEVPQAGANPYVLSAPSPNPPAKSATDNLKEMFGMVGKKFNEAARKTEGIAGDVWQHLKTGSSMTDTAMGRIAQISKVISEGGYDKIFQQTFECLPDEKLKKAYVCYLSTSHGPIMGVLYLSTVKIAFGSDSPVKYVTEDNKSESSFYKVVLPLPHLRSVNPTASQQNPAERYIQVVSVDNHEFWFMGFVNYDSAVKNLQEAVRGVQGA, from the exons ATGGATCCCAAGCCCGACGCCAGCGCGCCCGCACCGGCGGCctcggccccggcgccggcggaacACGCGGCGTACCCGCGCCTGTCGCCGGAGGAgatggcgccgccaccgccgcccgaaGTGCCGCAGGCCGGCGCCAACCCCTACGTGctctccgccccgtcgcccaACCCGCCGGCCAAGA GCGCCACGGACAATCTGAAGGAGATGTTCGGCATGGTGGGGAAGAAGTTCAACGAGGCCGCGCGCAAGACCGAGGGCATCGCCGGCGACGTCTGGCAGCACC TGAAAACTGGATCTAGCATGACGGATACTGCGATGGGGAGGATTGCTCAGATATCAAAGGTCATATCTGAGGGTGGCTACGACAAGATATTCCAGCAGACTTTTGAGTGCTTGCCTGATGAGAAGCTCAAGAAGGCGTATGTGTGCTACCTATCGACATCTCATGGGCCGATCATGGGCGTCCTGTATCTCTCGACTGTCAAGATTGCATTTGGTAGTGACAGCCCCGTGAAATATGTGACTGAGGACAACAAAAGTGAGTCATCCTTTTACAAG GTTGTTTTACCCCTTCCCCACTTGAGATCAGTTAATCCCACAGCAAGTCAACAAAACCCTGCAGAGAGGTACATTCAGGTTGTCTCTGTTGATAACCATGAATTCTGGTTCATGGGTTTCGTGAACTACGACAGCGCTGTAAAGAATCTTCAGGAGGCTGTTCGTGGTGTTCAGGGCGCCTAG
- the LOC106804170 gene encoding uncharacterized protein LOC106804170 — protein sequence MAKIGDATKQEGSSSSGGERLLAAGGVVEFPMLMKGNYQEWALVMQLSLEALELWDKVEEESKDRAQDRKALAAICRGVPPDMRAALVVKPSAKEAWASIKRLRGGDDRVKAANVQRLMKEFENLAFTDGESVGDFVVRVERLTARLKDFGEALPDARVVRKVLRSVPKKLKQVAVSIEIHGDLNAMTLDELVGQLQVAEEADAELELVPKVAHDGQLLLTKAQWEARSRGGGGRRGNGGHGGGGQDDDDGGGSSTSSRSGRSRYRGRCFDCGMRGHMARDCPKKKEKALYADIDEEATLL from the coding sequence ATGGCGAAGATCGGCGACGCGACCAAACAGGAGGGCTCCAGCtcaagcggcggcgagcggctcctggcggccggcggcgtcgtggaATTCCCGATGCTGATGAAGGGCAACTATCAAGAGTGGGCGCTGGTGATGCAGCTCTCCCTCGAGGCCTTGGAATTGTGGGacaaggtggaggaggagagcaAGGACAGAGCTCAAGACCGGAAGGCGCTGGCGGCGATCTGCCGTGGCGTGCCGCCGGACATGCGGGCGGCGCTGGTGGTGAAGCCGTCGGCGAAGGAGGCCTGGGCGAGCATCAAGCGGCTCCGAGGCGGCGACGATCGAGTCAAGGCGGCGAACGTGCAACGCTTGATGAAGGAGTTTGAGAATCTGGCATTCACGGACGGCGAGTCGGTCGGGGACTTCGTCGTGCGCGTCGAGCGGCTGACGGCGAGGCTGAAGGACTTCGGCGAGGCGCTGCCGGACGCTCGGGTGGTGCGCAAGGTGTTGCGCTCCGTGCCAAAGAAGCTGAAGCAGGTGGCGGTCTCAATTGAGATCCACGGGGACCTCAACGCCATGACGCTGGACGAGCTTGTCGGCCAGCTGCAggtggcagaggaggcggacgcGGAGCTGGAGCTGGTGCCCAAGGTTGCGCACGATGGCCAGCTGCTGCTGACGAAGGCTCAGTGGGAGGCGCGGTCGCGTGGAGGAGGCGGACGTCGTGGCAAtggcggtcacggcggcggcggccaggacgacgacgacggcggcggaagCAGCACAAGTTCCAGGAGCGGGAGGAGTCGCTACCGCGGCCGTTGCTTCGACTGCGGCATGCGCGGGCATATGGCGCGTGATTGCccgaagaagaaggagaaggcgttGTACGCCGACATCGACGAGGAAGCAACGCTGCTGTGA
- the LOC101780617 gene encoding ATP-dependent RNA helicase DEAH11, chloroplastic has protein sequence MRRSQDRRPFRPPDWAPPPPPHHHHRDYRDRHYHSEPQYQPQHQRYRPAQPSPPPPQLAVFLLRAGPDYSAPTATEVEALVAGLPSPAPASLSVNSSGRAAARLVFRSLPDAAAAARELWKLRLEGHHLLTLELLDPALAAHASPLIASLFAAHASRLLDSDLLAVSAARSAELAASIKTVKGRLGSRNRFRDFDQLNLERKTLEAEKELVDAKIAEYQAAMRSIRRAMLSGAEEGEEEEEAVDVFGAVQGGEVDFARVHKIMLRECRRLKEGLPIYAYRRRILNHIFTNQVMILIGETGSGKSTQLVQFLADSGLAAGGSIVCTQPRKIAAISLAHRVDEESNGCNGDNSVMSYSTFLNYQGFGSKIVFTTDSCLLHHCMSDKGLNGISYIIVDEAHERSLNTDLLLAMIKKKLLDRLDLRLIIMSATADADRLAEYFYGCQTFHVKGRSFPVEIKYVPDISAEASLNTLPSISSVACATASYVTDVVRMVSFIHKNEEEGAILAFLTSQLEVEWSCESFNDPNAVVLPMHGKLSHVEQSLVFKSYPGKRKIIFCTNIAETSLTIKEVKYVVDCGLAKEYRFIPSSGLNILKVNWISQSSANQRAGRAGRTAAGKCFRLYSESDFGMMEVHQEPEIRKVHLGTAVLRILALGVGDVQNFEFVDAPDPEAINMAVNNLEQLGAIEYKYNGFELTDTGRHLVKLGIEPRLGKIMLDCFSYGLKKEGVVLAAVMANSSSIFCRVGTNEEKYKADRRKVPFCHPDGDLFTSLAVYKKWEDGLENKNVWCWQNSINAKTLRRCQETISELENCLKHELNIIIPSYWHWNPEEPTLHDASLKRIILSSLRGNLAMFSGHDKFGYQVISADQPVQLHPSCSLFIYDSKPEWVVFVEILSVPNQYLVCVTAVDHDALCTVHPMSFIRQLEMNKLQRKVITGIGNKSLRRFCGKSGQNLHKIVSLLREGCKDDRITVDIDFSCNEVLLFAKQHDMEKVFCIVNDALELEAKMLRNECDERRPGCSVLALFGSGAEIKHLELGKRYLTVEILHQNAWDIDEKDMICLVDAHVPGISNFYKFGNFQATSDEMKWGKITFLKPENAEDAVSKLNGMEFHGSLLKVVPVCSYKNPGLPFPAVKAKVSWPRKPSRGLAIVTCASGEAEFVVKDCFALGVGGRYVNCEVSKKYENCVFVTGVPLHVTEPELYDAFRGTTTRRILDIHLLRGSPAVGPSVSECAEALMREISVFMPNKNFPGQNFRVQVFDPEEKDSMMRASITFDGSLHREAATALDHLQGNVLPCCLPWQIIQCQHVFHSTVSCPTRIYNVISQAVGSLLESFRSQKGVSYNLEKNENGSFRVKLTANATKTIADLRRPLELLMEGKTINHPDLTLSAVQLLFSRDGLAHLRSVEQETGTYIHYDRQSLNVKVFGHTDQVAAAEEKLVHALLHLHEKKPHEVRLRGRNLPPNLMKEVIKRFGADLEGFKKEAPAAELHLNTRRHVLYVRGSKEEKQRVEEMISELMTSSDHNSLGQLLSENACPICFCELEDPFKLESCGHMFCKACLVDQCESAMKSQDGFPLCCLKNGCKKLLLLADLKSLLPDRLDELFRASLNAFVASSAGLYRFCPTPDCMSIYQVAAADAEGKPFVCGACYVEICTKCHIECHPFISCEAYKEYKADPDATLLEWRKGKENVKNCPSCGYTIEKTEGCNHVECRCGSHICWACLENFNSSEECYGHLRSVHLSY, from the exons atgCGCCGATCTCAAGACCGCCGTCCCTTCCGCCCGCCGGACTGGGccccgcctccccctccccaccaccaccaccgcgactACCGCGACCGCCACTACCACAGCGAACCCCAGTACCAGCCCCAGCACCAGCGGTACCGCCCCGCGCAGCCGtcccctcccccgccgcagCTCGCCGTGTTCCTCCTCCGCGCGGGCCCAGATTACTCCGCGCCGACCGCCACTGAGGTGGAGGCCCTCGTCGCGGGCCTCCCGTCCCCGGCCCCGGCCAGCCTCTCCGTCAACTCCtcgggccgcgccgccgcgcgcctcgtcTTCCGCTCCCTCCCtgacgccgcggccgccgcgcgcgagcTCTGGAAGCTCCGCCTCGAGGGGCACCACCTCCTCACCCTGGAACTCCTGGACCCCGCCCTCGCAGCCCACGCATCCCCGCTAATCGCCTCACTCTTCGCCGCCCACGCCTCCCGCCTCCTCGATTCGGACCTCTTGGCCGTCTCGGCCGCCCGCTCTGCTGAACTAGCGGCCTCCATCAAGACCGTGAAGGGCCGCCTGGGCTCGCGGAATCGTTTCCGCGACTTCGATCAGCTCAATCTCGAGAGGAAGACACTCGAGGCTGAGAAGGAATTGGTGGACGCCAAAATTGCTGAGTATCAGGCGGCAATGAGGTCGATACGGCGTGCAATGCTGAGCGGGGcagaggagggcgaggaggaggaggaggcggtggacgtGTTTGGGGCCGTGCAAGGTGGGGAGGTGGACTTTGCGAGGGTGCACAAGATAATGCTGCGTGAATGCCGGAGGCTCAAGGAGGGTCTGCCCATCTATGCATACCGCAGGAGGATTCTCAATCACATTTTCACTAACCAG GTCATGATCTTAATAGGGGAAACTGGTTCTGGGAAAAGCACACAGTTGGTTCAGTTTCTTGCTGACTCAGGTCTTGCGGCTGGTGGTTCCATCGTATGTACTCAACCTCGAAAGATTGCTGCTATATCTTTAGCACATAGAGTAGATGAAGAAAGTAATGGCTGTAACGGGGACAATTCTGTGATGTCATATTCAACCTTCTTAAATTATCAAGGTTTTGGCTCCAAGATTGTATTCACCACAGACAGTTGTCTTTTGCATCACTGCATGAGTGATAAGGGTCTGAAtggcatttcatatattattgTAGATGAAGCTCATGAAAGAAGTTTGAATACTGATCTTCTGTTAGCTATGATCAAGAAAAAGCTGCTTGATAGGCTGGATCTGCGACTTATTATAATGTCTGCCACTGCTGATGCTGACAGACTAGCTGAGTACTTCTATGGCTGTCAAACATTTCATGTTAAAGGGCGAAGCTTTCCAGTTGAAATTAAGTATGTCCCAGACATATCAGCAGAAGCTTCCTTGAATACTTTGCCAAGTATTTCTTCTGTTGCTTGTGCTACTGCTTCCTATGTTACTGATGTTGTAAGAATGGTAAGCTTCATCcacaagaatgaagaagagggTGCTATCCTTGCTTTTTTGACATCTCAATTGGAAGTAGAATGGTCCTGTGAATCCTTCAACGATCCAAATGCTGTGGTACTTCCGATGCATGGAAAGCTTTCCCATGTAGAACAGAGTCTTGTCTTCAAAAGCTATCCTGGAAAGAGGAAGATTATCTTCTGCACAAATATAGCTGAAACATCATTGACCATAAAAGAGGTGAAGTATGTTGTTGATTGTGGCTTGGCCAAGGAATACAGATTTATTCCTAGTAGTGGTCTCAATATACTGAAAGTCAATTGGATTTCCCAAAGTTCTGCTAATCAACGCGCTGGCCGAGCTGGTCGAACAGCAGCAGGAAAATGTTTCAGGCTTTACTCAGAATCTGACTTCGGTATGATGGAAGTTCATCAAGAACCTGAAATCCGTAAAGTCCACCTTGGCACTGCTGTTCTGAGAATACTTGCTTTGGGTGTTGGGGATGTACAAAATTTTGAGTTTGTTGATGCTCCAGATCCAGAGGCCATCAATATGGCTGTGAATAATCTTGAGCAACTAGGTGCCATAGAATACAAATATAATGGATTTGAGCTAACTGATACTGGACGCCACCTTGTGAAATTAGGAATTGAGCCAAGGCTTGGAAAAATCATGCTTGATTGCTTCAGTTATGGCCTGAAGAAAGAAGGTGTAGTCCTAGCTGCTGTTATGGCAAATTCTAGTAGCATATTTTGTAGAGTGGGCACTAATGAGGAGAAATATAAAGCTGACCGTCGGAAAGTTCCATTCTGTCATCCTGATGGAGACCTTTTCACTTCACTTGCTGTTTATAAGAAGTGGGAGGATGGGCTTGAGAACAAGAATGTGTGGTGCTGGCAGAATAGCATCAATGccaagaccctgaggaggtgcCAGGAAACTATATCTGAACTTGAAAATTGCCTAAAGCATGAGCTGAACATTATTATTCCAAGTTACTGGCATTGGAACCCTGAGGAGCCTACTTTGCATGACGCTTCACTAAAGAGGATCATTCTATCATCTCTAAGAGGCAATCTTGCTATGTTTTCTGGGCATGATAAATTTGGGTATCAGGTGATTTCAGCAGATCAACCTGTGCAGCTTCATCCTTCATGCTCATTATTCATTTATGACAGCAAGCCTGAATGGGTGGTATTTGTAGAAATCTTGTCAGTCCCTAATCAGTATTTGGTATGTGTAACCGCTGTTGATCATGATGCCTTGTGTACAGTTCACCCCATGTCTTTTATTAGGCAACTGGAGATGAATAAATTGCAGAGGAAAGTGATTACTGGGATTGGAAATAAATCACTGAGAAGATTTTGTGGCAAATctggccaaaatctgcacaaaattGTCTCGCTGCTGAGGGAAGGCTGCAAAGATGACCGCATAACAGTTGATATAGACTTCAGTTGCAATGAAGTTTTATTATTTGCTAAACAACATGATATGGAAAAGGTCTTCTGCATTGTTAATGATGCTTTGGAACTTGAAGCTAAGATGCTGAGGAATGAATGTGATGAGAGGAGACCAGGCTGCTCTGTTCTTGCACTATTTGGCTCAGGTGCTGAAATCAAACATTTGGAGCTTGGGAAGAGATATCTGACAGTGGAGATTCTGCATCAAAATGCTTGGGATATAGATGAGAAGGACATGATTTGTTTGGTGGATGCTCATGTCCCTGGTATATCTAATTTTTATAAATTCGGAAATTTTCAGGCAACCTCAGATGAAATGAAATGGGGGAAGATTACATTTCTTAAACCAGAAAATGCTGAGGATGCTGTTTCGAAATTGAATGGGATGGAATTTCATGGTTCCTTGCTTAAAGTGGTTCCTGTATGCTCTTACAAGAATCCAGGGTTACCATTTCCTGCAGTAAAAGCTAAAGTATCTTGGCCACGTAAGCCAAGCAGGGGACTTGCAATTGTAACATGTGCTAGTGGGGAAGCTGAGTTTGTTGTAAAGGACTGCTTTGCACTAGGAGTTGGTGGAAGGTATGTCAATTGTGAGGTTAGCAAGAAGTATGAGAACTGCGTCTTTGTCACAGGGGTTCCGTTGCATGTAACGGAGCCAGAACTGTATGATGCTTTTCGCGGTACAACAACCAGGAGAATCCTTGATATCCACCTGCTTAGAGGATCGCCCGCAGTGGGTCCCTCTGTTTCGGAATGTGCAGAAGCCCTGATGAGGGAGATATCTGTATTCATGCCAAACAAGAATTTTCCTGGACAAAATTTCCGTGTGCAAGTGTTCGATCCAGAAGAGAAAGACTCCATGATGAGGGCTAGCATAACCTTTGATGGAAGTCTTCATAGAGAGGCTGCAACGGCACTGGACCATCTTCAAGGAAATGTTCTTCCTTGTTGTCTTCCTTGGCAGATAATACAGTGCCAACATGTTTTTCATAGTACTGTTTCCTGTCCGACACGCATTTACAATGTTATCAGCCAGGCAGTTGGTTCTCTGCTTGAGAGCTTCAGAAGCCAAAAAG GCGTGTCTTACAATTTGGAGAAGAATGAGAATGGCAGTTTCCGGGTTAAACTCACTGCAAACGCAACAAAGACCATAGCAGATTTGAGAAGGCCTCTTGAACTTTTGATGGAAGGCAAAACCATAAACCACCCTGATCTGACGTTAAGCGCTGTTCAATTACTCTTTTCGCGTGATGGTTTGGCACATTTGAGATCAGTTGAACAAGAGACTGGTACTTACATTCACTATGACAGGCAAAGTCTGAACGTTAAAGTCTTTGGACACACAGATCAGGTGGCTGCAGCTGAGGAAAAATTGGTTCATGCACTTCTACATCTCCATGAGAAGAAGCCTCATGAAGTTCGTCTTCGTGGCCGGAACCTCCCACCAAACTTGATGAAGGAAGTAATAAAAAGGTTTGGAGCGGATCTAGAAGGATTTAAGAAAGAGGCGCCTGCTGCAGAGCTTCATCTAAACACACGACGCCATGTGCTATATGTTCGAggcagcaaggaagagaagcaaAGGGTGGAAGAGATGATATCTGAACTGATGACCTCTAGCGACCACAATTCTCTGGGTCAATTGTTGTCAGAGAATGCATGTCCTATTTGCTTTTGTGAGCTCGAAGATCCTTTTAAGCTTGAATCCTGTGGCCACATGTTTTGTAAGGCTTGTTTGGTGGATCAGTGTGAATCTGCCATGAAATCACAAGATGGCTTCCCTCTTTGTTGCCTTAAAAATGGGTGCAAgaagctcctcctccttgcaGATCTGAAGTCTCTCCTGCCTGACAGACTTGACGAGCTTTTCAGAGCTTCCTTAAATGCATTTGTTGCATCCAGTGCAGGATTGTACCGTTTCTGCCCCACACCTGATTGCATGTCCATTTACCAAGTAGCTGCTGCAGATGCAGAAGGCAAACCTTTTGTCTGTGGGGCTTGCTATGTAGAGATCTGTACCAAGTGCCATATTGAGTGCCATCCTTTCATATCTTGTGAGGCATACAAAGAATACAAGGCAGACCCGGATGCAACTCTGCTTGAATGGCGCAAAGGGAAGGAGAACGTGAAGAATTGCCCTTCATGTGGATATACAATTGAGAAAACTGAAGGTTGCAACCATGTTGAGTGTAGGTGTGGCAGCCACATCTGTTGGGCATGCTTGGAGAACTTCAATAGCAGTGAGGAGTGTTATGGCCATCTCAGGTCCGTGCACCTGTCCTATTAG